One Pullulanibacillus sp. KACC 23026 DNA segment encodes these proteins:
- a CDS encoding MBL fold metallo-hydrolase, giving the protein MRIKWFGQSSFLITTDAGTRILIDPFDRMLGYKMPKPIEVDMVAVTHNHSDHNKIHVASGNYLLVNEPKEFSLEDVSVKGIKTYHDKANGKRRGPNNIFRFEIDGLKVCHCGDLGHLLTDEQVRAIGEVDLLMVPVGGRTTINAGEAVQVMHQLKAKVAIPMHYSTKALGILGRILFEKVDKFTQAAGVPTTEVALLNVNSETLPNYSGVIVMDYL; this is encoded by the coding sequence ATGCGGATTAAATGGTTCGGACAATCTTCTTTTTTAATAACAACGGATGCAGGCACACGAATTCTGATTGATCCGTTTGATCGAATGCTCGGATACAAGATGCCAAAGCCGATCGAAGTGGATATGGTTGCCGTTACCCATAATCATAGTGACCACAATAAAATTCATGTGGCATCAGGCAACTATCTGTTGGTCAATGAACCAAAAGAATTCAGTCTTGAGGATGTGTCTGTGAAGGGGATTAAGACCTATCACGATAAAGCAAACGGAAAAAGGAGAGGACCCAATAATATATTTCGATTCGAAATCGATGGTTTGAAGGTCTGTCATTGCGGGGATTTAGGTCATTTATTAACAGACGAGCAAGTCAGAGCCATTGGCGAAGTTGATCTTCTAATGGTCCCGGTTGGAGGAAGGACGACCATCAATGCAGGAGAAGCGGTTCAAGTCATGCATCAATTGAAAGCAAAAGTGGCGATTCCTATGCATTATAGCACCAAAGCATTAGGAATACTTGGGAGAATCCTTTTCGAGAAGGTCGATAAATTTACTCAAGCCGCGGGCGTGCCCACAACCGAGGTGGCGCTGTTAAATGTTAACTCAGAAACCTTGCCAAACTATTCGGGTGTTATCGTAATGGATTATCTGTAA
- a CDS encoding MFS transporter codes for MSKFNEQTTLNQFNKKLITPLVLGSILNPINSSIISVALIPIGQAFGAPTSQTAWLVSSLYLATAIGQPVVGKLIDIFGPRLLFLFATSLVGISSLMASFAPNFWWLVAARVLLGFGTCAGYPAAMYLIRSEADRTGEESPASVLTLLAIASQTIAVVGPTLGGLLIQVGGWQSTFLVNIPLSLACIILGYTRFPRFSKEWAEDNQKLASIDFIGILTFGITLISALLFLMSPSWHKSFLVIMALIAGSLFAVYELKVKNPFIDIRVLSGNAPLLLTYTRSLFSATLSYSVLYGYTQWLEKGRGLSPAHAGMLLLPMFLMSIFISRMTGKNPAIYMKLIIGSVVQFITMVLLFFTSHSSSLVFLILIALVFGIPQGLLSLANQNAVYFQASPNQMGASAGLLRTFMYMGAMVTSVATGLFLKSDAITEGMHHLAVFCSIIGFALIMLTLFDRSLAKVRKTAH; via the coding sequence TTGTCCAAATTTAATGAGCAGACGACTTTAAATCAATTTAATAAAAAACTGATTACGCCATTGGTTTTGGGATCGATTTTAAATCCGATTAATTCTTCCATTATTTCAGTTGCTTTAATTCCTATTGGACAGGCGTTTGGGGCACCGACTTCGCAAACAGCGTGGCTTGTTTCTTCATTATATCTGGCTACAGCGATTGGGCAGCCAGTCGTAGGAAAATTAATCGATATTTTTGGTCCAAGACTGCTTTTTTTATTTGCCACGTCCTTAGTCGGGATTTCCAGTTTAATGGCGAGCTTTGCGCCAAATTTCTGGTGGCTGGTCGCAGCAAGAGTGTTACTCGGATTTGGAACTTGTGCAGGGTATCCTGCGGCCATGTATCTGATCCGAAGTGAGGCCGATCGAACAGGCGAAGAGAGTCCGGCGAGTGTGCTCACATTATTGGCCATAGCCAGTCAGACGATCGCAGTAGTAGGCCCAACCTTAGGCGGACTGCTGATTCAAGTCGGCGGGTGGCAAAGTACTTTTCTAGTTAATATCCCTTTGTCTTTAGCGTGTATCATCTTGGGTTACACGCGGTTTCCGAGATTTTCTAAAGAATGGGCTGAAGACAATCAAAAGTTAGCCTCCATTGATTTTATAGGAATTCTGACCTTTGGTATCACCTTAATATCAGCTCTTTTATTCTTAATGAGTCCAAGTTGGCATAAGAGCTTTCTAGTCATTATGGCGCTGATAGCAGGTAGCCTGTTTGCCGTTTATGAGTTAAAAGTTAAAAATCCCTTTATCGATATACGCGTGTTAAGCGGGAATGCACCTCTATTACTTACTTATACTCGAAGCTTATTTTCAGCCACCTTGTCCTACAGTGTTCTCTACGGCTATACTCAGTGGTTAGAAAAAGGCAGAGGACTGTCTCCCGCTCATGCCGGAATGTTGTTATTACCGATGTTCCTCATGTCAATTTTTATTTCGAGAATGACCGGGAAAAATCCGGCGATCTACATGAAACTGATCATTGGCAGCGTTGTTCAGTTCATAACAATGGTGCTCCTGTTTTTCACCAGCCATTCAAGCAGTCTTGTCTTTCTTATTTTGATTGCACTCGTTTTTGGAATTCCACAGGGCTTGCTTAGTTTGGCTAACCAAAACGCGGTCTATTTTCAGGCTTCTCCCAATCAAATGGGGGCCTCAGCCGGTTTGTTACGAACTTTCATGTATATGGGAGCCATGGTCACTTCTGTAGCAACGGGTTTGTTTTTAAAATCTGACGCGATCACAGAGGGCATGCACCATTTAGCCGTTTTTTGTTCGATAATAGGCTTTGCTTTAATTATGCTCACTTTATTCGACCGCTCCTTGGCAAAAGTTAGGAAGACGGCGCATTAA
- a CDS encoding alpha-glycosidase — translation MFKEAIDHRPKGAYAYAFDKETLHIKLRAKKEDLKTVTLIGGDPYEWTEEGWQYKRLPMTKVGTDDLFDYWLAVVKPPFRRLRYGFEISDGKAKSTYTERGFFADSPKDTSYYFCFPFLNGIDVFDAPEWVKSTIWYQIFPERFANGDPSIDPEGVLPWGSEEPKSNNFFGGDFQGVIDHLDHLEDLGITGLYFTPIFKATSNHKYDTIDYLEIDPQFGDKATFKKMVEACHERGIRIMLDAVFNHSGYYFEPFQDVLEKGEKSAYKDWFYLREFPVVTEPKPNYDTFAFTPMMPKLNTENPEVKAYLLKVGRYWVEEFDIDGWRLDVANEVDHAFWREFRKEVHSVKPDVYILGEIWHDSMPWLQGDQFDAVMNYRYTSAALDFLAKEDMAAGDFADELTRVFMSYPENVNQVAFNLLDSHDTPRLLTHCGGDGKKADLLYVTQMTVPGTPCIYYGDEIGMAGENDPGCRACMIWDEEKQDRERFAFLKKWIALRAAHPVLGSEGNFEFLPVQNDDIVSYKREKEDVSYYIVINRSEDEINWQTPKKLVGKTVKNVWTGESLTLEKSVVLAPKSFFVFLFK, via the coding sequence TGTTTAAAGAAGCGATTGATCACAGGCCAAAAGGTGCTTATGCGTATGCGTTTGATAAGGAGACGCTGCACATTAAGCTTCGTGCTAAGAAAGAGGATTTGAAAACGGTTACCCTTATTGGGGGAGATCCGTATGAATGGACCGAGGAGGGCTGGCAGTACAAACGTTTGCCTATGACGAAGGTGGGTACAGATGATTTGTTTGATTATTGGTTGGCTGTTGTGAAGCCGCCTTTTCGTCGCTTGCGTTATGGTTTTGAGATCAGCGATGGCAAGGCAAAGAGCACGTATACGGAACGCGGGTTCTTTGCGGATTCTCCAAAGGACACCAGCTATTATTTCTGCTTCCCATTTTTAAATGGTATTGATGTGTTCGATGCACCGGAATGGGTGAAGTCAACGATATGGTATCAAATCTTCCCTGAACGTTTTGCCAATGGTGATCCGTCCATTGATCCTGAAGGGGTGCTTCCTTGGGGCAGTGAAGAACCCAAGTCCAATAATTTCTTTGGGGGAGACTTTCAAGGGGTGATCGATCATCTTGATCATCTTGAAGACCTTGGCATCACGGGGCTTTACTTTACGCCGATTTTTAAAGCAACATCTAATCATAAATATGACACGATTGACTATTTAGAGATTGATCCACAATTTGGGGATAAAGCCACTTTCAAAAAAATGGTGGAAGCCTGCCATGAACGTGGGATTCGCATTATGCTCGATGCGGTGTTTAATCACTCGGGCTATTATTTCGAGCCGTTTCAAGATGTGCTTGAAAAAGGTGAGAAGTCCGCTTATAAAGACTGGTTCTATTTGCGTGAATTCCCTGTCGTTACAGAACCCAAACCAAACTATGATACGTTTGCCTTTACGCCGATGATGCCAAAGTTGAATACAGAGAACCCTGAAGTGAAGGCTTATCTATTAAAGGTTGGACGATATTGGGTAGAGGAATTTGATATCGATGGCTGGCGTTTAGATGTGGCTAATGAGGTCGACCACGCATTTTGGCGTGAGTTCCGCAAAGAAGTCCATTCTGTCAAACCCGACGTGTATATTTTGGGTGAGATCTGGCACGACTCGATGCCATGGCTCCAAGGTGATCAGTTTGATGCGGTCATGAACTATCGTTATACATCAGCTGCTTTGGACTTCTTGGCCAAAGAAGACATGGCTGCCGGTGATTTTGCGGATGAACTAACTCGTGTGTTTATGTCTTATCCAGAAAATGTAAATCAAGTCGCTTTTAACTTGCTCGACAGCCATGATACACCGCGCCTTCTCACACATTGTGGCGGGGACGGTAAAAAAGCCGATCTTCTTTACGTGACACAAATGACGGTTCCTGGTACCCCTTGTATTTATTATGGGGATGAAATTGGTATGGCAGGAGAAAATGATCCAGGATGCAGAGCTTGCATGATCTGGGATGAAGAGAAGCAGGACCGTGAGCGATTTGCCTTCTTGAAAAAATGGATTGCGCTTCGTGCGGCCCATCCTGTGCTCGGTTCAGAAGGGAATTTTGAGTTTCTGCCGGTCCAAAATGATGACATCGTCAGCTACAAACGGGAAAAAGAGGATGTGTCTTATTACATCGTGATCAACCGTTCAGAAGATGAGATTAACTGGCAAACTCCTAAGAAATTAGTTGGTAAAACTGTCAAAAATGTTTGGACAGGTGAAAGTCTAACTCTTGAAAAATCCGTGGTCCTCGCGCCGAAAAGTTTCTTTGTCTTCTTATTTAAATAA
- a CDS encoding MFS transporter, with product MSNRNPFSWRFVAPLYMGSTLNPINSSMIATALVPIAAYLHVSVAHTTLLVTSLYLASSIAQPTAGKLSEAFGPRRVFLTGILLVLLGGLIGGMATNLTMLILSRVLIGIGTSTAYPSAMLLIRRRAEAVGMAKPPGNVLGALQIAGVVTAAVGLPIGGLLVDAWGWRTTFLVNIPFSLVAFVMAALWIPKDEIIEGGKSVRAISSRIDTTGIIGFAATISSLMVFLFSLPNPSWLALALSVVLGLFLIWWELRAKHPFIDVRMLASNLALSRTYARFALITLCIYTVLYGLTEWISAARGTSALEAGLLILPMSILSALVVGPVSKRNLVRGPLIICAGSAIMASIGVLFLTAGTSIIWILLITLIFGVTMGTMASSNQTALYMQITSDQIGTASGLLRTFGYLGSIASSALIGIVFHKKVSDDGLHHIAIIMIAVSLIALILTLSDRRLKVMSKQASTRS from the coding sequence ATGTCGAATCGTAATCCGTTTTCTTGGAGATTCGTAGCACCGCTTTACATGGGATCCACGCTTAATCCGATCAATAGCTCGATGATTGCCACTGCACTTGTGCCGATCGCCGCCTATCTGCATGTTTCCGTGGCTCATACGACACTCCTTGTTACGTCACTTTATCTTGCAAGCTCCATTGCTCAGCCGACTGCCGGCAAACTCTCAGAGGCGTTTGGACCTCGACGGGTATTCCTGACGGGTATCCTCTTAGTGCTATTAGGCGGGTTAATAGGAGGAATGGCGACCAATTTGACCATGCTGATCCTATCACGTGTCCTAATAGGAATTGGAACTTCAACAGCTTATCCTTCTGCAATGCTCCTCATTCGGAGACGTGCAGAAGCGGTGGGGATGGCTAAGCCGCCGGGAAATGTACTTGGTGCCCTTCAAATTGCCGGAGTTGTAACAGCCGCTGTAGGGCTCCCGATTGGCGGATTGCTTGTGGATGCTTGGGGATGGCGGACAACATTTTTAGTCAATATCCCGTTTTCACTCGTTGCATTTGTCATGGCCGCACTGTGGATTCCAAAGGATGAGATCATTGAAGGGGGAAAATCTGTGCGGGCGATTTCCTCTCGCATTGATACAACAGGCATCATTGGATTCGCTGCCACAATTAGCTCCCTTATGGTATTTCTGTTCTCATTACCTAATCCCTCTTGGCTGGCTCTTGCTCTGTCTGTTGTGCTTGGCCTTTTTCTTATCTGGTGGGAGCTGCGCGCGAAGCATCCTTTTATCGATGTACGTATGCTCGCTTCGAATCTCGCGCTCTCGCGGACTTATGCCCGGTTTGCCTTGATCACTTTGTGCATTTATACCGTCCTTTATGGTTTAACGGAATGGATCAGCGCCGCACGTGGAACGTCTGCACTCGAAGCCGGCCTTCTCATTCTACCTATGAGCATCCTTTCTGCTTTGGTCGTAGGTCCTGTGTCAAAGCGCAATTTGGTGCGCGGACCACTCATTATTTGTGCGGGATCCGCCATTATGGCTTCCATTGGCGTGCTCTTTCTCACCGCAGGCACATCGATCATTTGGATTCTGCTGATCACCTTGATCTTTGGAGTCACGATGGGCACAATGGCTAGCAGTAATCAAACCGCTCTCTACATGCAGATTACGTCAGACCAGATTGGGACAGCGTCAGGTTTGCTTCGTACTTTCGGTTACCTAGGTTCCATTGCTTCCTCTGCCTTAATCGGCATTGTCTTTCACAAAAAGGTTTCAGATGACGGTCTCCATCACATTGCTATTATAATGATCGCAGTCAGTCTCATTGCTCTTATCTTGACTCTTAGTGATCGTCGACTTAAGGTGATGAGTAAACAAGCGAGTACGCGATCTTAA